A genomic window from Sorex araneus isolate mSorAra2 chromosome 2, mSorAra2.pri, whole genome shotgun sequence includes:
- the LOC129402364 gene encoding probable small intestine urate exporter: MSTRAEVKETVGHISNDGNFNMDQVQTSKRGCFSVRYMLAFILQLCNFSVYTQQMGLSIAIPAMVNTTAPPSSANTSAEGPPTVSTDNWNETQQEMTAMAPMYDWSPEIQGIILSAINYGSFLAPIPSGYLSGIFGAKYVVGAGILISSVLSLFTPLAADTGVALLIAIRIVQGVAKVSVSTGQYSIWIKWAPPLERNKLITIATSGSLLGNFIILLTGGVLCQTVGWPYVFYIFGGVGCFCSFIWFSLISEKPTNHPFISTAEKEYIESSLAQEDGSPGWSVPIKAMVKSIPLWAILICVFCEFWQFHIFIAYLPTYINSVLQADFTSSGFLSALPFVTAFFFLILEGHLADFLFSRKLLKLNTIRKLFTAIGVLVSSLFLLSLHWVRSSHSTAIAFLVLSAVFSSFSELGVLINVMDIAPRYGSFLKGLSEVFGNMAGAVSPAVSGYLLSQDSELGWRNVFFLSTAVNIVGLIIYIIFGQAEVQDWAREQTFTRF; encoded by the exons GTTGTTTTTCAGTTCGATACATGCTGGCCTTCATTTTGCAACTCTGTAACTTTTCTGTTTACACCCAACAAATGGGCTTAAGCATTGCCATCCCAGCGATGGTGAACACCACAGCCCCGCCCAGCAGCGCCAACACCTCTGCAGAAGGGCCTCCCACTGTTTCCACGGACAACTGGAATGAAACTCAGCAAGAAATGACGGCAATG GCCCCAATGTATGACTGGAGTCCTGAAATCCAGGGAATCATTCTCAGCGCCATCAACTATGGCTCGTTTTTGGCTCCCATTCCCAGTGGCTACCTATCTGGGATATTTGGAGCCAAGTATGTGGTCGGAGCTGGCATACTTATTTCATCAGTCCTGTCTTTATTCACTCCACTGGCAGCTGATACCGGGGTGGCCTTGCTCATTGCCATTCGGATTGTCCAAGGAGTAGCAAAG GTTAGTGTATCAACAGGTCAATATTCAATTTGGATCAAATGGGCTCCCCCACTGGAAAGAAATAAACTTATCACCATAGCAACCTCAG GGTCATTACTGGGGAACTTCATCATTCTTCTCACTGGTGGTGTCCTTTGCCAGACTGTAGGGTGGCCTTATGTCTTCTATATTTTTG GTGGAGTGggctgtttctgttcttttatctggttttctcttatttctgagAAACCCACAAATCATCCATTCATCAGCACAGCTGAGAAGGAGTACATCGAATCTTCACTGGCTCAAGAG GATGGCTCACCAGGATGGTCAGTTCCCATTAAGGCTATGGTCAAATCCATACCACTTTGGgctattttaatttgtgttttctgtGAGTTCTGgcaatttcatatatttatagcaTACTTACCAACATACATCAATTCTGTACTTCAAGCTGACTTCACATCT AGTGGATTCCTGTCAGCCCTGCCGTTTGTTACTGCatttttcttccttatactcGAAGGTCATTTGGCAGATTTCCTGTTCTCCAGAAAGCTTCTTAAACTTAACACAATCAGGAAACTCTTCACAGCCATAG GAGTTCTTGTTTCAAGTCTCttcctcttgtctctgcactgGGTGAGATCCAGCCACAGCACCGCTATTGCCTTCTTGGTTCTGTCTGCTGTCTTCAGCAGCTTTTCTGAATTAGGAGTGTTAATTAACGTCATGGATATTGCTCCACG ATATGGCTCTTTTCTCAAGGGATTATCAGAAGTCTTTGGTAACATGGCTGGAGCCGTTTCTCCAGCTGTTTCTGGATATTTACTCAGTCAG GACTCAGAGTTGGGTTGGAGAAATGTCTTCTTCCTTTCGACTGCTGTTAACATAGTTGGCTTGATCATCTATATCATCTTTGGCCAAGCAGAGGTCCAGGACTGGGCGAGAGAGCAGACATTCACCCGATTCTGA